CAGGCACTAGAAGGCAGAGGTCAAAACAGAGCGGGAAACGCTCTGAGCAGGAGGGCGCGATGCGCATAATGTTTTGGGTCGCGCTACTCACATTTGTAGCCGACCAGATCAGCAAGTATTTCGTGGTGCATTGGCTCAATTTGGCCCAAAGGCTCTCGATTGATGTTTATCCGCCTTTCCTCAATCTGCGGATGGCGTGGAACTACGGGGTCAACTTCGGTCTCTTCGCTGAAGACAATGACCTGACACGCTGGGTTTTGATCACCGTTGCACTGATCATTTCAGTTGCCGTTTTCTGGTGGATTTCTCGGGAAGAGCCGAGCACACCTGGCCGCATCTCGGCGGGGCTTCTCGTCGGTGGTGCGCTGGGCAATGTGATCGACAGGGTCATTTACGGCGCAGTGGCGGATTTTCTCAACATGTCCTGCTGCGGCTTCAACAACCCATTTTCCTTTAATATCGCGGATATCGCGGTGTTTATCGGGGCCGTGGGGCTTGTGCTTTTTACCTCAGGCGAGACTGAACAAAACCCCTCGTGACCTCGCCTGAAAAAAGGGGTAAGACATGACCAACTTAACTGGAGGTGCATGATGCGCGCGCCATATCTTATGTTTGTTCTCATCGCCTCACTGGGCGTGTCTGCCTGTTCCGTCGGCCAAGAGCGCGATATTTCCATGCGTCAGCTCGACAAGCCAGGCGAAGGCCCTGACGAATTCGGCATCCTGCCAAGCCGCCCACTTGAGGCGCCCGCCGATTATTCGGCGCTACCCACGCCCACACCTGGCCAAGCAAACTTGAGTGACCGTGACCCGATTGCCGAGGGCATAGCAGCCCTCGGGGGCAACCCTGCCAGTCGCGCTGCAACAGGTGTACCCGCTTCGGATGCAGCCCTTGTTCAGCACGCCTCGCGCAATGGCGTTGCGCCCGATATTCGCAGCACACTTGCAGCAGAAGACAAAGACTTCCGCACGCGCAAATCACGCTTCACCAAAATCCGCCTGTTCAAAACAGACCGTTATACAGAAGCCTACAAGCGCCAGACGCTCGAGCCCTATGGTGAGTGGTATAAATATCGTCGCACAGGCGTACAGACTCCCGCTGCCCCGCCACGCGGCGAGTGAACCACAGCCTTTCACATCTGCGTCAGTTTTGCGCCGCCTGCTTGATGCGCGGCCCAAAGCGCTTATCTTTCCCAGTATCTATTTAGGAGTGACTTCATGCGCGCCCTCTTGCTGACTCTTGCAACAAGCCTCGCCCTTGCCGCCCCTGCAAAGGCCGACATCCGCGATGCCGTAACAACCTTCACGCTCGACAACGGCATGGACGTGGTCGTCATAGAAGACAGTCGCGCTCCCGTGGTCACCCATATGGTCTGGTATCGCGCTGGCTCCGCAGACGAATTTCCTGGCACATCAGGTGTTGCGCACTTTCTTGAGCATCTCTTGTTCAAAGGCACAGACACACTCGCCCCCGGTGAGCTTTCGGCAACAGTGGCGCGCAATGGCGGCACAGACAACGCCTTCACAAGCTATGACTACACCGCTTATTTCCAACGCGTGGCCTCTGATCGACTCGAGCTGATGATGCGCCTTGAGAGCGACCGTATGGTCAATGTCCGCCTTTCAGAGGAGGACATCCTCACAGAGCGCGAAGTCATTATTGAAGAGCGCAACCAGCGCACCGAAAACAGCCCTGGCGCGCTTTTCCGCGAGCAAAAGAACGCCGCGCAATATCTCAACCACCGCTACGGCATCCCCGTGATCGGCTGGCGCCATGAGATGGTGACCCTCGATCTTGATGCCGCGCTGGCCTATTACAAGCGCTTCTATGCGCCCAATAACGCCATTTTGGTCGTCGCGGGCGATGTCACTCCCGAGGGGGTCCGCGCGCTCGCAGAGCAGTATTACGGCGTGTTAGAGCCTAACCCAGACCTCTCCAAGCGCGCCCGCCCCGCCGAACCACCCCAAACTGCCGAACGCCGTGTAATGTTCCGCGATGCCCGCGTCGCCCAGCCCTACCTGAGCCGCAGCTACCTCGCCCCAGAACGTGACGCAGGCGCTCAGCGCGAAGCCGCAGCCCTCACACTGCTCGCCGAGCTCCTCGGCGGCGGAACCACAAGCTATCTCACAGAGCGCCTTCAGTTCGAAAGCCAAAAGGCCGTCTACACAGCGGCCTTCTACAACGGCGAATCACTTGATGACACCGACTTCACAGTCCTCGTCGTTCCTGCCGATGGCGTGACACTCCCCGAAGCCGAAGCCGCGATGGACGAGGCCATAGAGAGTTTTATTTCCAAACCCATCGACACAGACGCACTCGCGCGCATCAAGATGCAGATCCGCGCCTCACAGATTTACGCCCGCGACGATGTTGGC
This genomic window from Lentibacter algarum contains:
- the lspA gene encoding signal peptidase II, producing MRIMFWVALLTFVADQISKYFVVHWLNLAQRLSIDVYPPFLNLRMAWNYGVNFGLFAEDNDLTRWVLITVALIISVAVFWWISREEPSTPGRISAGLLVGGALGNVIDRVIYGAVADFLNMSCCGFNNPFSFNIADIAVFIGAVGLVLFTSGETEQNPS
- a CDS encoding DUF3035 domain-containing protein, which encodes MMRAPYLMFVLIASLGVSACSVGQERDISMRQLDKPGEGPDEFGILPSRPLEAPADYSALPTPTPGQANLSDRDPIAEGIAALGGNPASRAATGVPASDAALVQHASRNGVAPDIRSTLAAEDKDFRTRKSRFTKIRLFKTDRYTEAYKRQTLEPYGEWYKYRRTGVQTPAAPPRGE
- a CDS encoding pitrilysin family protein, whose amino-acid sequence is MRALLLTLATSLALAAPAKADIRDAVTTFTLDNGMDVVVIEDSRAPVVTHMVWYRAGSADEFPGTSGVAHFLEHLLFKGTDTLAPGELSATVARNGGTDNAFTSYDYTAYFQRVASDRLELMMRLESDRMVNVRLSEEDILTEREVIIEERNQRTENSPGALFREQKNAAQYLNHRYGIPVIGWRHEMVTLDLDAALAYYKRFYAPNNAILVVAGDVTPEGVRALAEQYYGVLEPNPDLSKRARPAEPPQTAERRVMFRDARVAQPYLSRSYLAPERDAGAQREAAALTLLAELLGGGTTSYLTERLQFESQKAVYTAAFYNGESLDDTDFTVLVVPADGVTLPEAEAAMDEAIESFISKPIDTDALARIKMQIRASQIYARDDVGNLANVYGSALASGLTVQDVQDWPDVLGSITPDEIIAAAKSVFNLDHSVTGYLMKEKGDAS